Proteins found in one Oceaniferula flava genomic segment:
- a CDS encoding sialate O-acetylesterase, whose amino-acid sequence MKSTIITRTKRLSTVAAIVITAAVTQNGTCAETTGIQAPDDQPADMRKPVQVFILLGQSNMVGMGKVKGKKGSLEHAVKIDKKYPYLQGSQGQWTERKDVRYVRVMGSGMNKNRKLNNEWLTVKGNKIGPEIGIGHRMGQAIDAPVMILKSCIGNRSLGWDLLAPGSPRYEFEEKVKDGTVKTYIYAKYKESPMKWEKGTDPKPINWYAGVQYDGDISRAKAVLADLDAHYPGANGYEVAGFFFWQGDKDRYDAGLSANYENNLVHLIKQLRKEFDAPIAKFVCATLGQTEKGAKGNEGLILEAQLAVDGETGKYQAFKGNVATVYSHPLSLGGSSNGHYDGNAETYMNIGEAMGQAMTKLLKISK is encoded by the coding sequence ATGAAATCTACCATCATTACACGAACTAAGAGACTTTCCACAGTCGCTGCGATTGTTATTACAGCCGCAGTCACGCAGAACGGCACATGCGCCGAAACTACTGGAATTCAGGCTCCCGATGATCAACCCGCTGACATGAGGAAGCCTGTGCAAGTATTTATTCTGTTGGGTCAATCTAACATGGTTGGCATGGGGAAAGTAAAAGGGAAGAAAGGATCCCTAGAACATGCAGTAAAAATAGATAAAAAATACCCCTACTTGCAAGGATCGCAAGGTCAGTGGACAGAGCGTAAGGACGTTCGTTATGTTCGTGTGATGGGCAGCGGTATGAACAAAAATAGAAAACTCAATAACGAATGGTTGACCGTAAAAGGAAACAAAATTGGACCTGAAATTGGCATCGGTCATCGTATGGGGCAAGCCATAGACGCTCCAGTGATGATTCTTAAAAGCTGTATTGGGAATCGTAGTCTTGGATGGGATCTATTAGCTCCAGGAAGCCCGCGTTACGAATTTGAAGAAAAGGTAAAAGACGGCACTGTGAAGACCTATATTTACGCAAAATATAAAGAGTCACCAATGAAATGGGAGAAAGGCACAGATCCTAAACCAATTAATTGGTATGCAGGAGTTCAATACGATGGTGATATATCTAGGGCTAAAGCTGTTCTTGCAGATCTTGATGCCCATTACCCTGGTGCGAATGGTTATGAAGTTGCAGGTTTTTTCTTCTGGCAGGGCGACAAGGATCGATACGATGCTGGCCTCTCTGCTAACTATGAAAACAATCTTGTTCACTTGATTAAGCAGCTCCGGAAAGAGTTTGACGCACCAATAGCGAAGTTCGTGTGCGCTACTCTAGGACAGACCGAAAAAGGGGCCAAAGGAAATGAGGGTCTTATTCTTGAGGCTCAATTAGCAGTAGACGGCGAGACCGGTAAATACCAGGCATTCAAAGGAAATGTAGCTACCGTCTACAGTCATCCCTTATCCCTAGGAGGGTCCTCTAACGGTCATTATGATGGTAATGCTGAAACTTATATGAATATAGGTGAAGCTATGGGCCAGGCCATGACTAAACTACTTAAAATATCGAAGTAG
- a CDS encoding sialate O-acetylesterase, with protein MKLSIYCSMLAALVVGHLAEASSKPLQVYILAGQSNMQGHAKVSTFEHIGMDVNSKPMLDDMQNSKGDPKVCDRVWISTIGCADTEQVGKLTAGFGAAKRGPKIGPEFTFGITMEKQTDAPILIIKTAWGGKSLHTDFRPPSAGPYEFNEAELAKLRAQSKDFDAEKLEKEKATGVYYRQMIAHVNAVLADIKRVVPEYDSKQGYELSGFVWFQGWNDLVDGNAYPRRGKAGGYSAYSDAMAHLIRDVRKDLKTPKLPFVIGVMGVGGPTQEYGPDQKRYRFSHQSFRDAMAAPAKLPEFKDNVTVVLTEKFWDPELTATKAKANALRKEAKQIAEKKKLNATESKALYEKINNQGLSAREQKILEKGISNAEYHYLGSAKILGAIGQEFARVLSGVSNNH; from the coding sequence ATGAAATTAAGTATATATTGTTCAATGCTAGCTGCTTTGGTCGTTGGTCATCTAGCTGAAGCTTCCAGTAAACCACTACAGGTCTACATTTTAGCCGGTCAATCTAACATGCAGGGGCATGCAAAAGTAAGTACATTCGAGCACATTGGCATGGATGTAAATTCTAAGCCGATGCTCGACGATATGCAAAACTCCAAAGGAGACCCAAAGGTTTGTGATCGAGTTTGGATTTCCACTATTGGTTGTGCCGATACTGAACAGGTGGGTAAGTTGACTGCGGGGTTCGGAGCGGCCAAAAGAGGGCCTAAAATAGGTCCAGAGTTCACTTTTGGTATCACCATGGAGAAACAAACAGATGCCCCTATTTTGATAATTAAAACCGCGTGGGGAGGAAAAAGCTTACATACCGACTTCCGGCCGCCGAGTGCCGGGCCCTATGAATTTAATGAGGCAGAACTTGCTAAGTTAAGAGCTCAAAGCAAAGACTTCGATGCTGAGAAGTTAGAAAAGGAGAAAGCTACCGGCGTTTATTATCGACAGATGATAGCGCATGTAAATGCCGTGCTTGCTGACATCAAACGCGTGGTGCCAGAATATGACTCGAAGCAAGGTTACGAGCTTTCCGGCTTTGTTTGGTTCCAAGGATGGAATGACTTGGTAGACGGTAATGCCTATCCTAGACGCGGCAAAGCCGGCGGTTACTCTGCATATAGTGATGCCATGGCTCACCTCATTCGAGATGTAAGAAAGGACCTCAAGACACCCAAGCTTCCTTTTGTGATTGGTGTCATGGGCGTGGGTGGACCGACCCAGGAATATGGGCCGGATCAAAAACGCTATCGATTTAGCCATCAAAGCTTCCGCGATGCTATGGCTGCACCGGCGAAGTTGCCGGAGTTCAAGGACAACGTCACCGTCGTGCTCACAGAAAAATTTTGGGATCCCGAACTTACCGCTACCAAAGCAAAGGCCAACGCTCTTAGGAAAGAGGCCAAGCAAATTGCAGAAAAGAAAAAACTGAATGCAACCGAGTCAAAGGCACTTTACGAAAAAATTAACAACCAGGGCCTCTCGGCTAGGGAACAAAAGATACTTGAGAAAGGCATTTCGAATGCCGAATACCACTACTTAGGATCAGCAAAAATACTCGGCGCAATAGGTCAAGAGTTTGCTAGGGTATTGAGTGGTGTATCAAACAATCACTAA
- a CDS encoding DUF6288 domain-containing protein: MTFKYIILCLSLSISGTTYAASKHSISKLDFTQGDKVPENANHDWNLGATGLRGWMYFNKMVTTDARQVLVTKVTKGSPADGKIKVGDVILGVNGKPFSSDPRKEIGNALGHAESSKSNGGLTLLRWRDGKQDEVSLILPILGSYSATAPYDCSKSVVIFKKGCEALAARIVNPSYKENPIPRALNALALLASGEPKYLPVIRQEVEWAANFSTDRFQTWYYGYNMMLVAEYTMATGDKSYLPGLRRLALESAAGQSAVGSWGHGFAGSDRRLIGYGMMNSPGVPLTIALTMARAAGLKDPEITQAINRSTRLLRFYNGKGAIPYGDHTPWTETHEDNGKCGMTAVLFNLLKEKDCTTFFSKMSIASHGSERDTGHTGNFFNILWALPGISPSGPHATGAWMKEYGSWYFDLARQSDGSFTHQGPPQLKTDSYANWDCTGAYLLSYALPLKTLYLTGKEGSCIPAVNAIRAAKLIGDGQGWDNKDRNSAYDKLKIGFLLDNLTSWSPVVRERSAMALARRKDTPIAPLVTLLSSSDMNSRYGACQALAALRKRAAPAIEPLRACLKSDDLWLRIKAAEALSSIGKQAMHTAPELLNLLAQVDKKNDPRGMQQRYFSYTLFNARGGMLTSSLDGVDREALYAAVRAGLKNEDGRARGSIGSVYRNLNFKEIRPLLPAILEAVVEPAPSGVMFADIVRVEGLHILSVHKVEEGILACVNYLRTQNRWASEKRTPELLEILLSYGTHAKSVIPELEKIAATMSQGEAHFPKRLSLQKAEYIRETIALIEKSNITPELITIN, translated from the coding sequence ATGACATTCAAATATATTATTCTGTGCCTGTCTCTTTCTATTTCTGGCACAACATACGCTGCTTCTAAACACTCCATTTCCAAACTCGACTTTACGCAAGGGGACAAGGTTCCCGAAAATGCAAATCACGACTGGAATCTCGGTGCTACTGGTCTACGCGGATGGATGTACTTCAATAAAATGGTCACAACTGATGCCCGGCAAGTTCTGGTCACAAAAGTCACCAAAGGGTCGCCTGCTGACGGTAAAATCAAAGTTGGAGATGTGATTTTAGGAGTTAACGGGAAGCCCTTCTCAAGTGACCCTCGTAAGGAAATAGGTAATGCTTTGGGGCATGCTGAATCATCTAAATCTAACGGGGGTCTTACGTTATTGCGTTGGCGTGACGGGAAGCAGGATGAAGTATCATTAATTCTTCCAATTCTGGGGAGCTACAGTGCTACCGCCCCTTATGATTGCTCGAAATCTGTTGTCATTTTTAAGAAGGGTTGCGAGGCTCTTGCCGCGCGTATTGTTAACCCAAGCTATAAGGAAAACCCTATACCCAGGGCATTGAATGCGCTTGCTTTACTAGCCAGTGGTGAGCCTAAGTATCTTCCAGTTATTCGCCAAGAAGTTGAATGGGCCGCCAACTTCTCAACTGATCGATTTCAAACTTGGTATTACGGATACAACATGATGTTAGTGGCCGAATATACCATGGCTACGGGTGACAAGAGTTACTTACCTGGGTTGCGACGTTTGGCGTTGGAATCCGCCGCTGGACAAAGCGCTGTTGGCTCTTGGGGGCATGGTTTTGCTGGATCTGATCGTCGATTAATTGGGTACGGCATGATGAATTCCCCTGGAGTGCCTCTTACAATAGCTCTTACTATGGCACGTGCTGCTGGCCTCAAAGATCCTGAAATCACCCAAGCCATCAATCGTAGTACTCGCCTACTTCGTTTTTATAATGGAAAGGGTGCTATTCCCTATGGTGATCACACGCCCTGGACTGAAACACACGAAGATAACGGGAAATGTGGTATGACCGCAGTCCTCTTTAATCTACTCAAGGAGAAAGATTGCACCACTTTTTTCTCGAAGATGAGCATTGCCTCACACGGCTCAGAGCGTGACACCGGACACACTGGCAATTTTTTCAATATTCTTTGGGCACTTCCTGGAATCTCTCCAAGTGGTCCTCATGCTACCGGAGCCTGGATGAAAGAATATGGCTCATGGTATTTTGATCTCGCTCGACAATCAGACGGAAGCTTTACCCATCAGGGGCCACCTCAACTTAAAACTGATAGTTATGCGAATTGGGACTGCACTGGTGCCTATCTGCTCAGTTATGCTTTACCACTTAAGACGCTCTATTTGACGGGAAAAGAAGGGTCCTGCATCCCTGCTGTCAATGCCATACGCGCTGCAAAACTCATTGGTGACGGTCAAGGATGGGATAATAAAGATCGGAACAGCGCCTATGATAAACTCAAGATCGGATTTCTCCTTGATAATCTAACAAGCTGGTCTCCCGTCGTTCGTGAACGATCAGCTATGGCCCTCGCTCGTCGGAAGGATACACCTATTGCACCACTTGTTACTCTTCTTTCTTCATCAGACATGAACTCCAGATACGGTGCTTGTCAAGCCCTCGCAGCCCTGCGTAAGCGAGCCGCCCCTGCCATCGAACCACTCAGGGCCTGTCTCAAATCTGATGACTTATGGCTTCGTATTAAAGCTGCAGAGGCCCTGTCCTCCATCGGTAAACAGGCTATGCACACAGCCCCCGAACTTTTAAACCTGCTTGCGCAAGTTGACAAAAAAAATGATCCTAGAGGGATGCAACAGCGCTATTTCTCCTACACGCTTTTCAATGCTAGGGGGGGGATGCTCACTAGCTCACTTGACGGCGTAGATCGAGAAGCGCTATACGCAGCGGTTAGAGCTGGGCTAAAAAATGAGGATGGTCGAGCTCGTGGTAGTATTGGATCAGTTTACCGTAACCTGAATTTTAAAGAGATCCGTCCACTTCTTCCTGCAATCTTGGAAGCTGTCGTCGAGCCTGCACCCAGCGGTGTTATGTTTGCCGATATCGTCCGAGTCGAGGGACTTCATATTCTCTCAGTGCACAAAGTCGAAGAAGGCATCTTGGCCTGTGTAAACTACCTCCGCACTCAGAACCGATGGGCAAGTGAAAAACGTAC
- a CDS encoding sialate O-acetylesterase — protein sequence MKHICTFTTFILILATCMADIEARPLKLHSIFTNHMVLQRDKPIMIWGWADKGANVSVKFGKETANATAIGEAGRWEVTFPARGADAIGKELTVAHGSTLIEVRDIVIGDVWVMNGQSNMAFGLGKTSQADLESAQANLPLFRCFNLKSNEQASLQSDLPADAIEGDGWTCSTPQISLTFSSIGYSFGSRLQRALQIPIGIIDTARGGASIESLVPQHKFKDHPLAAAYKSYQDSVIAEFDAEAFAEKKWKNQLAQAKSKGLPKDKWPTNGGAKSLRSWDRPDQSPAHNGSCYNGMFGVFKGLNIKGVLFHQGFNNSLRTSCRPKLYRALMKVMVEGWREDFNDPALPVGVIGFCAGGVSQTRENFEAWSISSGAYIREAQRLGLADIEDAKNTAFLPAHDIQIPGLHPVKKIDHAIRATRWALNRVYGKKINWDSATLVSVEPQGERIVLTFDKPVMPDDMSTTIEGFSIAGKDGKFYLAHAKWPMKKDHGIHNTAKKSFENKKIELWSPLVAEPIAVRYAWATSPMGNLKVNGKPWLPLHSFRTDNWDWPESDDYSKILMDRLTMKKAMKEAAERLEFRRHEEATRAVEIIDELETLGRSVSK from the coding sequence ATGAAACACATTTGTACATTCACGACCTTTATCCTCATTCTCGCCACCTGCATGGCAGATATCGAAGCTAGGCCACTCAAGCTCCACTCCATTTTTACTAATCACATGGTTCTACAAAGAGATAAGCCGATTATGATCTGGGGCTGGGCCGATAAGGGGGCAAATGTATCTGTAAAATTTGGCAAAGAAACCGCTAATGCTACGGCGATTGGAGAGGCTGGTCGCTGGGAAGTCACTTTTCCTGCCCGTGGAGCTGACGCTATTGGAAAAGAACTCACTGTAGCGCATGGGAGCACATTAATTGAAGTGCGAGATATCGTCATCGGTGATGTATGGGTTATGAATGGCCAGTCTAACATGGCATTTGGCCTAGGTAAGACATCCCAAGCCGATCTCGAAAGCGCTCAGGCAAACCTTCCCCTTTTCCGTTGCTTTAACCTCAAAAGCAATGAACAAGCCTCTCTGCAGTCTGATTTGCCTGCTGATGCAATTGAGGGAGATGGCTGGACATGTTCTACCCCCCAAATATCTCTCACCTTCTCTTCAATAGGTTACAGTTTCGGCTCCCGCCTCCAACGCGCGTTACAGATCCCGATTGGCATCATCGATACTGCACGCGGCGGGGCATCAATCGAGTCTTTAGTTCCTCAGCACAAGTTCAAAGACCACCCTCTTGCCGCCGCCTACAAGTCTTATCAAGACAGCGTTATAGCTGAATTTGATGCTGAAGCCTTTGCTGAAAAGAAGTGGAAGAATCAATTAGCTCAAGCAAAATCAAAGGGACTTCCAAAGGATAAATGGCCTACTAATGGTGGAGCCAAGAGCCTTCGTTCTTGGGATCGACCAGATCAAAGCCCAGCTCATAACGGTAGTTGTTATAACGGTATGTTTGGCGTGTTTAAAGGGCTTAATATCAAGGGTGTTCTTTTCCATCAAGGTTTCAACAACTCGCTACGCACCAGCTGCAGGCCAAAACTCTACCGTGCCCTCATGAAAGTGATGGTCGAAGGGTGGCGGGAAGATTTTAACGACCCAGCCCTCCCTGTCGGCGTAATTGGATTCTGTGCGGGCGGAGTCTCACAAACACGTGAAAACTTTGAAGCCTGGTCGATCTCTTCTGGAGCGTATATACGTGAGGCTCAACGACTAGGGCTGGCCGATATTGAAGATGCTAAAAATACAGCTTTCTTGCCGGCCCATGACATACAAATCCCGGGCCTTCACCCAGTTAAAAAAATTGATCATGCCATCCGCGCCACACGTTGGGCTCTTAATCGAGTATACGGTAAAAAGATTAACTGGGACTCAGCAACCTTGGTGTCAGTCGAGCCACAGGGCGAGCGAATCGTGCTTACCTTTGATAAACCAGTAATGCCTGACGATATGTCGACCACCATTGAAGGGTTCTCAATCGCTGGTAAAGATGGAAAATTTTACCTCGCGCATGCGAAATGGCCAATGAAGAAAGATCACGGTATTCATAACACCGCTAAGAAGAGCTTTGAAAATAAAAAGATCGAATTATGGAGCCCTCTGGTAGCTGAACCCATTGCAGTGCGCTACGCCTGGGCAACCAGCCCCATGGGGAACCTCAAGGTTAACGGTAAGCCTTGGCTACCTCTCCACAGTTTCCGCACCGACAACTGGGACTGGCCTGAGAGTGACGACTATTCAAAAATTCTGATGGATCGCCTCACGATGAAAAAGGCAATGAAGGAAGCAGCCGAACGTCTCGAGTTCCGACGTCATGAGGAAGCAACGCGAGCAGTGGAAATCATTGATGAGTTGGAAACCTTGGGGCGATCGGTATCAAAATAG